A portion of the Thermoanaerobaculum aquaticum genome contains these proteins:
- a CDS encoding segregation and condensation protein A, protein MGAAALTEPQGPAVVLPVFQGPLDLLLYLVRENRVSIWDIPVATICDQYQAWLRAMEELDLAVAGEYLVCAAWLLAIKSRMLLPRREKGEEDPRAELVERLLAYEKVKRQAAELSGLLSLRDGIWPVRVSYGEAVAEADVAVEDVDLAALGRAMRDVLERFRREHPPGLVLAPLRHTVEEKMKELLTFLTEHRSFPLLSHMLTRPDRLEAVTCFLAALELVWLKAARVHQRLPFAEIYLTPTGQRPALEGVAHA, encoded by the coding sequence GTGGGTGCTGCTGCACTGACCGAACCCCAGGGTCCGGCGGTGGTGTTGCCGGTTTTCCAGGGTCCCCTGGACCTCCTCCTGTACCTGGTGCGGGAAAACCGGGTTTCCATTTGGGACATCCCGGTGGCCACCATTTGCGACCAGTACCAGGCTTGGCTGCGGGCCATGGAGGAGCTGGACCTGGCGGTAGCGGGGGAGTACCTGGTGTGCGCAGCCTGGCTTTTGGCCATCAAGTCGCGGATGCTGCTGCCCCGCCGGGAAAAGGGCGAGGAGGACCCGCGCGCCGAGCTGGTGGAAAGGCTTTTGGCCTACGAAAAGGTCAAGAGGCAGGCGGCGGAGCTTTCAGGCCTGCTTTCCCTTCGCGACGGCATTTGGCCGGTGCGGGTGAGCTACGGTGAGGCGGTAGCTGAAGCCGACGTGGCCGTGGAGGATGTGGATTTGGCAGCGCTAGGTCGGGCCATGCGGGACGTCTTAGAGCGGTTTCGCCGGGAACACCCTCCCGGCTTGGTGCTTGCCCCCTTGCGTCACACGGTTGAGGAGAAGATGAAGGAGCTTTTGACCTTCTTAACCGAACATCGCAGCTTTCCGCTTTTGAGCCACATGCTCACGCGGCCCGACCGCCTGGAGGCCGTAACCTGTTTTCTGGCAGCGCTGGAGCTGGTTTGGCTGAAGGCCGCCCGGGTCCACCAGCGCTTGCCGTTTGCTGAGATTTACCTCACCCCTACGGGACAGAGGCCCGCTCTTGAGGGTGTCGCCCATGCCTGA
- a CDS encoding pseudouridine synthase: MALERVQKILARAGLASRREAEEWIREGRVTVNGQVVSLGAKADPEKDAIKVDGKRVKLDSRLRYVLLYKPTGVVTTSEDPEGRTTVLDLVRTKVSERVFPVGRLDYHSEGLLLLTNDGELAYRLGHPRYGILREYLVKVKGLPDEKDVAKLKKGTVIEGKRVVPKEVQLVRTTPKQLNSWWRVVVGEGKTHEVREFFLRIGHPVQRLIRVGIGPLRDEKLKAGAFRELAAEEVEALYRAVGLKPAKEARHGRTTGTGLHQKAGGVRAGKTYRGSAAGAGRSGHRQAGLKRKPSGHLA, translated from the coding sequence TTGGCTCTTGAACGGGTTCAAAAGATTTTGGCCCGCGCCGGCCTGGCTTCCCGCCGGGAGGCGGAGGAGTGGATCCGCGAGGGCCGGGTGACCGTGAACGGCCAGGTGGTTTCGCTGGGCGCCAAAGCCGATCCTGAAAAGGACGCCATTAAGGTTGATGGCAAAAGGGTCAAGCTCGACAGCCGCTTGCGCTACGTGCTGCTTTACAAACCCACCGGTGTGGTCACCACCAGCGAAGACCCCGAGGGGCGGACCACGGTTCTCGATTTGGTGAGGACCAAGGTGAGCGAGCGGGTGTTTCCGGTGGGAAGGCTGGATTACCACTCCGAGGGGCTGTTGCTGCTCACCAACGACGGGGAGCTGGCGTACCGCCTGGGCCACCCCCGCTATGGGATCCTCCGGGAGTACCTGGTAAAGGTGAAGGGCCTCCCTGACGAAAAGGACGTGGCCAAGCTGAAAAAGGGAACCGTGATCGAAGGGAAAAGGGTGGTTCCCAAAGAGGTGCAGCTGGTGCGGACGACACCCAAGCAGCTCAACTCCTGGTGGCGGGTGGTGGTGGGGGAGGGGAAAACCCACGAGGTGCGCGAGTTCTTTCTGCGGATTGGCCATCCGGTGCAGCGGCTGATCCGGGTAGGCATCGGACCCCTCCGCGACGAAAAGCTCAAAGCGGGCGCTTTCCGCGAGCTCGCCGCGGAGGAAGTGGAGGCGCTGTACAGGGCCGTGGGCTTAAAGCCGGCAAAGGAGGCGCGCCATGGGCGGACCACAGGTACCGGACTACATCAGAAGGCTGGCGGTGTACGTGCCGGGAAAACCTATCGAGGAAGTGCAGCGGGAGCTGGGCGTTCGGGACATCGTCAAGCTGGCCTCAAACGAAAACCCTCTGGGCACCTCGCCTAA
- a CDS encoding Tll0287-like domain-containing protein translates to MARRFLGPWLVLVWFAGSTAWAQADAASAGKVEQAVSQALEKARAAATALTQALMGELMKHMREGGPEAAVSVCSAKAQEITKAQQQEGVLVRRVTARPRNPQNRPDDYEQAMLVLMEHRYRKDKTASEVSDWYLEGETLTVRYLRPIVIGEMCLACHGDRQRMKPAVREFLTQHYPEDQAVGYQAGDFRGAVSVTVKTTLPPEPQKP, encoded by the coding sequence ATGGCAAGGCGTTTTTTAGGCCCGTGGCTGGTTTTGGTTTGGTTTGCTGGCAGCACCGCGTGGGCGCAGGCAGACGCGGCTTCGGCGGGCAAGGTGGAGCAGGCGGTTTCCCAGGCACTGGAAAAAGCCCGCGCCGCCGCAACCGCGCTCACCCAGGCGCTCATGGGTGAGCTTATGAAGCATATGCGGGAAGGGGGGCCGGAGGCAGCCGTTTCGGTTTGCTCCGCCAAGGCCCAGGAAATCACCAAAGCTCAGCAACAGGAAGGGGTTCTGGTGCGGCGGGTGACGGCCCGTCCCAGGAACCCGCAAAACCGCCCGGATGACTACGAGCAAGCCATGCTGGTCCTGATGGAGCACCGGTACCGGAAAGACAAAACCGCCAGCGAGGTTTCCGATTGGTACCTGGAGGGGGAAACGCTCACGGTGCGCTACCTTCGGCCCATCGTCATTGGCGAGATGTGCCTGGCCTGCCATGGGGATCGGCAGCGCATGAAGCCGGCGGTCCGGGAGTTCTTGACCCAGCACTATCCGGAGGATCAAGCGGTGGGTTACCAGGCCGGGGATTTTCGCGGGGCGGTGTCGGTCACCGTAAAGACCACCCTGCCACCTGAACCCCAGAAGCCATGA
- the scpB gene encoding SMC-Scp complex subunit ScpB, which yields MPDRELLAAACEAILAVAGEPVSEASLVKALGPEVTEAEVREALSLVQSRHEAATSGMRLEKVAGGYRLATKPELAEFVASFLGVRAQTRLSQAALETLAIIAYRQPVTLPEINFLRGVNSSGVVRTLLERKLIRVAGRKQVVGTPLLYRTTKEFLVLLGLHSLSELPSLEELGETEAPVGS from the coding sequence ATGCCTGATCGCGAGCTTTTAGCTGCAGCGTGCGAGGCCATTTTGGCGGTGGCCGGGGAGCCGGTGAGCGAGGCTTCGCTGGTGAAGGCTTTGGGCCCCGAGGTTACCGAAGCTGAGGTGCGGGAGGCGCTTTCCCTGGTGCAGTCGCGCCACGAAGCGGCCACTTCCGGCATGAGGTTGGAAAAGGTGGCGGGGGGGTACCGTTTGGCCACCAAACCCGAGCTTGCGGAGTTTGTGGCTTCCTTTCTCGGCGTTCGCGCGCAAACCCGCCTCTCCCAGGCGGCGCTGGAGACCCTGGCCATCATTGCCTACCGTCAGCCGGTGACGCTTCCTGAGATTAACTTCTTGCGGGGTGTAAACTCTTCGGGGGTGGTGCGGACGCTTCTGGAGCGCAAGCTGATCCGGGTGGCCGGCCGCAAGCAGGTGGTGGGCACGCCGCTTCTCTACCGCACGACCAAGGAGTTTCTGGTGCTTTTGGGACTGCATAGCTTGTCGGAGCTCCCCTCTTTGGAGGAGCTGGGGGAAACGGAGGCACCCGTTGGCTCTTGA
- a CDS encoding HAD family hydrolase, protein MEKLRPAALIFDMDGTLADSFAAITASLNHALTSLGFPAKDLHWVKYHVGHGAVQLVRAALGPDAPEETLHEVGRVFGEHYRATFLEATPPMPGAREVLAFVWEKTGGKVAVASNKYATLSQQWLEHWGLRSWVRVVVGPDTTGTRKPDGAFLQAALQALAVAPEDALYVGDMEVDVEAGRAAEVPVVGLAGPSRTANELWAAGALFVIEDLRQLPGLLREEGWGWDENQG, encoded by the coding sequence GTGGAAAAACTGCGTCCGGCAGCACTGATTTTCGACATGGACGGCACGCTGGCCGACTCCTTTGCGGCCATTACGGCAAGCCTCAACCATGCCCTCACGAGCCTGGGCTTTCCCGCCAAAGACCTGCACTGGGTCAAGTACCACGTGGGCCACGGGGCGGTGCAACTGGTCCGCGCCGCCCTGGGACCGGATGCCCCGGAGGAGACTCTGCATGAGGTGGGGCGGGTGTTTGGGGAGCACTACCGCGCCACCTTTTTGGAGGCCACACCGCCTATGCCGGGAGCTCGCGAGGTCCTCGCCTTCGTGTGGGAAAAGACCGGGGGCAAGGTGGCGGTGGCTTCCAACAAGTACGCCACGCTTTCCCAGCAGTGGCTGGAGCACTGGGGGTTGAGGTCGTGGGTGCGGGTGGTGGTTGGACCGGACACCACGGGAACACGAAAGCCCGATGGCGCTTTTTTGCAGGCGGCCCTGCAGGCGCTTGCGGTGGCCCCTGAGGACGCCCTTTACGTGGGTGACATGGAGGTGGATGTGGAAGCGGGGAGGGCAGCGGAAGTCCCGGTAGTAGGGCTTGCCGGGCCTTCTCGCACTGCCAACGAGCTGTGGGCGGCGGGGGCGTTGTTTGTGATTGAAGATTTACGTCAGCTTCCCGGCCTTCTGCGCGAGGAAGGCTGGGGCTGGGATGAAAATCAGGGTTGA
- a CDS encoding site-2 protease family protein gives METFFLRLPEIVIQLVALGFAIAIHESAHAWTADRLGDPTGRWLGRVSLNPLRHVDPIGTVIFPLLLAIMGAPVLGWAKPVPYVPRNLRNPRRDPMLVALAGPASNVLLATGAVLVLLVIRAFVPDFRQLLVAVVNAGALGASGVLAPILYLLFSLAMINTVLAVFNLIPIPPLDGSHVLEFLLPRRWAWHFVQLRQYGMILLFALLWTGFFSLILRPFIRVLSWVLLH, from the coding sequence ATGGAGACCTTTTTCCTGCGTTTGCCTGAAATCGTCATTCAGCTGGTGGCTTTAGGTTTTGCCATTGCCATCCACGAGTCCGCCCACGCCTGGACCGCCGATCGCCTGGGGGATCCCACCGGCCGCTGGCTGGGACGGGTGTCGCTAAACCCCTTGCGTCACGTGGATCCCATTGGCACCGTGATTTTCCCGTTGCTTTTGGCCATCATGGGGGCGCCGGTGCTGGGTTGGGCCAAACCCGTGCCTTACGTGCCCCGCAACCTCCGCAACCCTCGTCGGGACCCCATGCTGGTGGCGCTGGCAGGCCCTGCCTCCAACGTGCTTTTGGCCACCGGCGCGGTGCTGGTTTTGCTGGTGATCCGGGCGTTTGTCCCTGACTTCCGGCAGCTGCTGGTGGCGGTGGTGAACGCTGGGGCGCTGGGGGCTTCGGGAGTTCTGGCGCCGATCCTTTACCTGTTGTTTTCCCTGGCCATGATCAACACGGTTTTGGCGGTTTTTAACCTGATCCCCATTCCGCCGTTGGATGGCTCCCACGTGTTGGAGTTCCTCCTCCCCCGGCGGTGGGCATGGCACTTTGTGCAGCTCCGCCAGTACGGCATGATTTTGCTGTTCGCGTTGCTGTGGACAGGGTTTTTCAGCCTCATCCTAAGGCCGTTTATTCGGGTCCTGTCGTGGGTGCTGCTGCACTGA
- a CDS encoding cation diffusion facilitator family transporter — protein MGAAHPTPDPSVASRRLKLAFGLCLAYMTVELVGGFLANSLALLADAGHMLADAGSIGLALFAARLSLRPPSKKLTYGYHRAEILAATLNAATLLAVGLSILVEAFRRLAHPPQVASGVMLAVAVPGLVVNLAMAAVLHGGGQKNLNVRAAFFHVLTDTLGSVQVILAALAMMWFGWAWADPVASMLLSGLVMFSGYRVLRETVFILMEGTPAQIDLDQLRQSLLAVEGVVGVHDLHVWLIASDFVAASVHLEVSDSADDSLLWQVRKLLAEKFDIHHSTVQLERRPSPRTNLLPVYPKS, from the coding sequence ATGGGCGCTGCTCACCCCACGCCCGATCCCTCGGTAGCCTCCCGCCGGTTGAAGCTGGCTTTCGGCCTGTGCTTGGCGTACATGACCGTGGAGCTGGTGGGGGGATTCTTGGCAAACTCCCTGGCGCTTTTGGCCGACGCCGGGCACATGCTGGCTGACGCCGGCTCCATTGGTCTTGCGCTTTTTGCGGCCAGGCTTTCCCTCAGGCCCCCCAGCAAGAAGCTCACCTACGGCTATCACCGGGCGGAAATTCTGGCCGCCACCCTCAACGCCGCCACGCTGCTGGCCGTGGGGCTTTCCATCCTGGTGGAAGCCTTCCGCCGACTGGCCCACCCACCCCAGGTGGCTTCAGGGGTGATGCTGGCGGTGGCGGTGCCGGGGCTGGTGGTGAACTTGGCCATGGCAGCGGTACTTCACGGTGGTGGGCAAAAAAACCTCAACGTGCGGGCGGCCTTCTTCCACGTACTCACGGACACCCTGGGATCGGTGCAGGTCATCCTGGCGGCGCTGGCCATGATGTGGTTTGGCTGGGCCTGGGCGGACCCGGTAGCCTCGATGTTGCTTTCCGGTTTGGTGATGTTTTCCGGCTACCGCGTACTTCGGGAAACCGTCTTCATCCTCATGGAAGGCACACCCGCCCAAATTGACCTCGACCAGCTGCGGCAGAGCTTGCTGGCGGTGGAAGGGGTGGTGGGGGTCCACGACCTGCACGTGTGGCTCATTGCCTCCGATTTTGTGGCGGCTTCGGTTCACCTTGAGGTCAGCGATTCCGCCGACGATTCTTTGCTTTGGCAGGTACGCAAGCTGCTGGCTGAGAAGTTCGATATTCACCACTCAACGGTGCAGCTGGAGCGCCGGCCAAGCCCACGGACCAACTTGCTTCCCGTGTACCCCAAAAGCTAA
- the hisC gene encoding histidinol-phosphate transaminase: MPGKPIEEVQRELGVRDIVKLASNENPLGTSPKALEAIRQALPELNRYPDGSGYKLRKALAQRLAVDMDQIILGNGSCELIEMLARAYLADGDEAVISQQSFVMYELAVNQVNGRAIAVPTAPGRRHDVVAMAKAVGERTKLVYIANPCNPTGTYVTRRELDEYFEIVGDRVLTVLDQAYQEYVDRADYPDGLDDLRKGRNVIVLRTFSKIYGLAGIRIGYAVSSPEVIATLNRVRSPFNTSSLAQAAALAALDDEEWATASRTHNLQELKFLEAELSRRGVKFTPSVTNFVLIEFDEDVQKLFLEFQKRGVIIRPVGGPGLVNCARVSVGTRKENLRFLQALDSLVLAATAG, encoded by the coding sequence GTGCCGGGAAAACCTATCGAGGAAGTGCAGCGGGAGCTGGGCGTTCGGGACATCGTCAAGCTGGCCTCAAACGAAAACCCTCTGGGCACCTCGCCTAAGGCCCTGGAGGCCATTCGCCAGGCGCTTCCGGAGCTGAACCGCTACCCGGACGGCAGCGGCTACAAGCTCCGCAAGGCCTTGGCCCAACGCTTGGCGGTGGATATGGACCAAATCATCCTGGGAAACGGCTCCTGCGAGCTCATCGAGATGCTGGCCCGCGCCTACCTTGCCGATGGGGATGAGGCCGTTATTTCGCAGCAGTCCTTCGTGATGTACGAGCTGGCGGTTAACCAGGTGAACGGTCGAGCCATTGCCGTGCCCACAGCCCCGGGGCGTCGCCACGATGTGGTGGCCATGGCGAAAGCCGTGGGCGAGCGCACCAAGCTCGTGTACATTGCCAACCCCTGCAACCCCACGGGCACCTATGTCACCCGCCGGGAGCTGGACGAGTACTTCGAAATCGTGGGGGACCGGGTTTTAACCGTCTTGGACCAGGCCTACCAGGAGTACGTGGACCGAGCGGACTACCCGGATGGTTTGGACGACCTTCGGAAAGGGCGCAACGTCATCGTCTTGCGCACGTTTTCAAAGATTTACGGTCTGGCCGGGATTCGCATTGGTTACGCCGTTTCCTCGCCCGAGGTGATTGCCACCCTCAACCGTGTGCGTTCACCCTTCAACACCTCTTCCTTGGCGCAAGCGGCGGCCCTGGCAGCCTTAGACGACGAGGAGTGGGCCACGGCATCCCGCACCCACAATTTGCAGGAGCTTAAGTTTTTGGAAGCGGAGCTTTCCCGGCGGGGCGTGAAGTTTACCCCTTCGGTGACCAACTTCGTGCTCATCGAGTTTGACGAGGACGTGCAAAAGCTCTTCCTGGAATTTCAAAAGCGTGGGGTGATCATCCGTCCGGTGGGTGGGCCGGGTTTGGTGAACTGCGCCCGGGTTTCGGTGGGCACCCGCAAGGAAAACCTCCGTTTCCTGCAGGCCCTGGATTCCCTGGTGCTGGCAGCCACCGCCGGCTAG
- a CDS encoding exo-beta-N-acetylmuramidase NamZ family protein translates to MSGVQVGLGRLAENPALVRGRRVALLCNQAAVTEQLEPAWELLPRLGAQLVRIFAPEHGLFGLAQDMEAVGSESFAGVPVVSLYGQSPESLHPAPEALADLEALVVDLPDIGCRYYTFAATMAYCLGACQQAGVEVIVCDRPNPLGGELLEGGPVEEGYRSFVSELPVPVRHGMTLGELSLLLQRERYPNAAVTVLTCQGWQRHQWWDETGLPWVAPSPNMPTLATATVYPGACLVEATNLSEGRGTTRPFLLTGAPWLDGQALARRLNALELPGVRFRFTMFRPEFQKYAGQVCSGVEWHVTHRLGFRPLACGLVVLREIRKLHPEHFAWRSEPYEFVADVPAIDLLTGSPQARLVVEGKLSLEEVISGWETYSREFELLRRPFLLA, encoded by the coding sequence ATGAGCGGGGTGCAGGTGGGCTTGGGGAGGCTGGCGGAAAACCCCGCCTTAGTGCGGGGCCGCCGGGTGGCTCTCCTGTGCAACCAGGCGGCGGTGACCGAGCAGCTCGAACCGGCGTGGGAGCTTCTTCCCCGCTTGGGGGCCCAGCTGGTGCGCATCTTTGCCCCGGAACACGGTTTGTTTGGCCTGGCCCAGGACATGGAAGCGGTGGGATCGGAGAGCTTTGCCGGCGTTCCAGTGGTTTCGCTTTACGGCCAAAGCCCCGAAAGCTTGCACCCGGCGCCGGAGGCTCTGGCGGATCTCGAGGCGCTGGTGGTGGATCTCCCCGACATTGGGTGCCGCTACTACACCTTTGCCGCCACCATGGCGTACTGCTTGGGCGCCTGCCAGCAGGCGGGGGTGGAGGTCATCGTGTGTGACCGGCCCAACCCCCTGGGCGGTGAGCTCTTGGAAGGGGGGCCGGTGGAAGAGGGGTACCGCTCCTTCGTTTCTGAGCTGCCGGTGCCGGTGCGGCACGGCATGACCCTCGGGGAGCTTTCGCTTTTGTTGCAGCGGGAGCGCTACCCCAACGCCGCGGTGACGGTGCTGACCTGTCAGGGTTGGCAGCGGCACCAGTGGTGGGATGAAACCGGTCTTCCCTGGGTGGCGCCCTCCCCGAATATGCCCACCCTGGCAACGGCCACCGTGTACCCGGGGGCTTGCCTGGTGGAGGCCACCAACCTCTCCGAGGGCCGGGGAACCACCCGCCCCTTCCTGCTCACCGGAGCACCGTGGCTGGATGGACAAGCTCTGGCCCGGCGCTTGAACGCCCTGGAGCTTCCGGGGGTGCGGTTTCGCTTCACGATGTTCCGGCCGGAGTTTCAAAAGTACGCCGGGCAGGTGTGTTCGGGGGTGGAATGGCACGTCACCCACCGCCTTGGCTTCCGCCCGTTAGCTTGCGGGTTGGTAGTGCTGCGGGAAATCCGCAAGCTCCATCCCGAGCATTTTGCATGGCGCAGCGAGCCTTATGAATTCGTGGCCGATGTGCCGGCCATTGACCTGCTCACCGGCTCGCCCCAGGCTCGGCTGGTGGTGGAAGGAAAGTTGTCCCTGGAGGAAGTCATCAGCGGTTGGGAAACGTACTCCCGGGAGTTTGAGCTTTTGAGACGGCCTTTTCTCCTCGCCTAA
- a CDS encoding TFIIB-type zinc ribbon-containing protein, whose translation MLQKPSEKEQEYFLQQELARLRELREQYRRQLEEEEKRKLKELHFMHCPKCGQKMEMTHLQGVEVEVCPGCGGIYLDAGELDKVLEENRRGPFAQALAAVRKVFGG comes from the coding sequence ATGCTGCAGAAACCGTCGGAAAAAGAACAAGAGTACTTTTTGCAACAGGAGTTGGCGCGTCTTCGGGAGTTGCGGGAGCAGTACCGTCGCCAACTGGAAGAGGAGGAAAAGCGCAAGCTCAAGGAGCTGCATTTCATGCACTGCCCCAAATGCGGGCAAAAGATGGAAATGACGCACCTCCAGGGTGTGGAGGTGGAAGTTTGCCCGGGGTGCGGGGGCATCTACCTGGACGCCGGCGAGCTGGACAAGGTCCTGGAAGAAAACCGCCGGGGCCCCTTTGCCCAGGCCCTGGCGGCGGTGCGGAAGGTTTTCGGTGGCTGA
- the folK gene encoding 2-amino-4-hydroxy-6-hydroxymethyldihydropteridine diphosphokinase produces the protein MKPVLVLLGSNIEPERHIPQAKAELQQLLADCVFSRTYLTAPVGDPHQPPFWNLAAKGKTPLSVEELQHQLALLETRHGRVRDPARPCGPRTLDLDLLLYNQEVGLFGSLQLPSPLLSREAFVLVPAAEVAPQWLHPVLKKPLAELAASLKAEGIEPLPEEARA, from the coding sequence GTGAAACCGGTTCTGGTGCTTTTGGGCTCCAACATTGAGCCGGAACGGCACATCCCTCAGGCCAAGGCAGAGCTCCAGCAGCTTCTTGCGGATTGCGTCTTTTCGCGTACCTACCTCACCGCGCCGGTGGGAGACCCCCATCAGCCTCCGTTTTGGAACTTAGCCGCCAAAGGGAAAACCCCCCTTTCCGTGGAGGAACTGCAGCACCAGCTGGCCCTCCTGGAAACCCGGCACGGAAGGGTGCGGGACCCCGCTCGTCCCTGCGGCCCCCGCACCCTGGACCTGGACCTCTTGCTTTACAACCAGGAAGTAGGGCTCTTCGGTTCGTTGCAGCTCCCCTCCCCGCTACTTTCCCGGGAGGCGTTCGTGCTGGTGCCCGCCGCCGAAGTGGCTCCCCAATGGCTCCATCCAGTACTGAAAAAACCACTGGCCGAATTAGCAGCTAGCCTCAAGGCCGAAGGCATTGAGCCGCTTCCGGAGGAAGCCCGTGCCTAA
- a CDS encoding DUF2914 domain-containing protein gives MAKKGLLAVACGVLLATGLWAAEPQATAVVGTGVENRQPQGVGEEFPSQVGALFCFSEVKNYEGTLLHVWFHGEKEVARIELPVKGERFRTWSKKRIPASWTGPWRVEVQTADGKVLAEAKFTVKD, from the coding sequence ATGGCAAAAAAGGGCCTTTTGGCGGTAGCTTGCGGTGTTCTTCTGGCCACCGGGCTGTGGGCGGCGGAGCCTCAAGCCACGGCGGTGGTTGGCACCGGCGTGGAAAACCGCCAACCGCAGGGGGTGGGGGAGGAGTTTCCCAGCCAGGTTGGTGCGCTTTTTTGCTTTTCCGAGGTGAAAAACTACGAGGGGACTCTCCTCCACGTGTGGTTTCACGGTGAAAAGGAGGTTGCCCGCATTGAGCTTCCAGTAAAGGGCGAGCGCTTCCGCACGTGGTCTAAAAAACGCATCCCTGCCTCCTGGACCGGCCCCTGGCGGGTGGAGGTGCAAACTGCTGACGGAAAGGTGCTGGCCGAGGCCAAATTCACCGTGAAGGACTAG
- a CDS encoding SDR family oxidoreductase, with translation MPKALTALVTGGARRVGKAIVQELIAHGATVAFTYWHSEAEARALEAAHPGQAIALRCPLEEPEARAQLVARVQELFPHLSALVHNAAVFPRTPLAELTVESFRQTLAVNLEAPLFLSRDLADALRRGQGAIVNVADVYAFLPLKNFTAYVVSKAALVATTRQLAVELAPEVRVNAVAPGIAAFPESYDQETRERLIARTLLKKAGSPEEIARAVRFLLFEAPTVTGEVLTVDAGRRLFAG, from the coding sequence GTGCCTAAAGCACTCACCGCCCTGGTCACCGGTGGCGCCCGCCGCGTGGGAAAGGCCATCGTCCAGGAGTTGATTGCCCACGGGGCCACCGTGGCCTTTACCTACTGGCACTCGGAAGCGGAAGCCAGGGCGCTGGAGGCAGCCCACCCTGGCCAGGCTATTGCCCTGCGTTGCCCGCTGGAAGAGCCCGAAGCTCGGGCGCAGCTGGTAGCCCGGGTGCAAGAGCTTTTCCCCCACCTTTCGGCGCTGGTCCACAACGCGGCGGTGTTTCCCCGCACTCCGCTGGCAGAGCTCACGGTAGAGAGCTTCCGCCAAACCCTGGCCGTGAACCTGGAGGCACCCCTTTTTCTCTCCCGCGACCTTGCCGATGCCTTGCGTCGAGGCCAAGGCGCCATCGTCAACGTCGCGGACGTTTACGCTTTCTTGCCTTTGAAAAACTTCACCGCTTACGTCGTTTCCAAGGCAGCCCTGGTGGCAACCACCCGCCAGCTGGCGGTGGAGCTGGCCCCGGAGGTACGGGTGAACGCCGTGGCCCCGGGCATTGCCGCCTTTCCCGAAAGCTACGACCAGGAAACACGCGAACGGCTTATCGCCCGCACGCTGCTCAAAAAAGCGGGCAGTCCCGAGGAAATCGCCCGGGCCGTGCGTTTCTTGCTGTTTGAAGCCCCCACGGTCACCGGTGAGGTCCTCACCGTGGATGCCGGCCGTCGCTTGTTTGCCGGCTAG
- the folB gene encoding dihydroneopterin aldolase yields the protein MDHVFIHRLETYCIVGVNPWEREVQQKVCLDIVMDCSTREAAADDDMAKAVDYRAVAKAVLDLVTNSRFYLVEALAEAVAKLILEVQPRVQAVTVTVSKPGAVRFAQEVGVRIRREREKPQ from the coding sequence TTGGACCATGTCTTCATCCACCGCTTGGAAACCTACTGCATCGTGGGCGTCAACCCCTGGGAGCGGGAGGTTCAGCAAAAGGTTTGCCTGGACATCGTCATGGACTGCTCCACTCGGGAAGCGGCCGCCGATGACGATATGGCCAAAGCCGTGGACTACCGCGCGGTGGCCAAAGCCGTGTTGGATTTGGTCACGAACTCCCGTTTTTACCTGGTGGAAGCGCTCGCTGAGGCGGTAGCCAAGTTGATCCTCGAGGTGCAGCCCAGGGTTCAGGCGGTGACCGTCACGGTGTCCAAGCCCGGGGCGGTGCGCTTTGCCCAGGAGGTGGGCGTGCGCATTCGGCGGGAAAGGGAAAAGCCACAGTGA